The stretch of DNA AAAAAGCAGTTCATGGCCTTCTTCGAGAAGGCTGGGGAGATAAAGGGGCTCAAGGTGCTCTTCGACATAGACCAGGAGCCTCAGGTAAGGGCCATCCTCAAGAACAGCTGTCCCAGAACGAAGATAAACACGATAACTCAATGATAAAAGCACCCCGGACCAATGTCCGGGGTGCTTTTATACGTCTCTTTTAGAATTTCACCGTTTTACGAAGGGAAAGACCGATCCTCCGTGAGGTATGACGTAGGCAGATCCTCCTTCGGGATGGAGTCTTGAGACCTCGGCCATGGCCGCCTCGACGGAGTTCACGGCGATTATCCCCGATCCTTCCAGGTCCGACCGTCTCAGTTCGGACACCAGCACGATATTCGCCTTCAGGGCCTGATCGGCCAGCAGATACCCTACGTAGCGAGGTATGGAAAACCTCTCTCTGAGCACCTTTTCCCTCGCCACCTGGTCGGAATAACCGGTCAGTATCTCGAAGCACTCGTCGCTGCCCGATCCCTCGTCGCACATGGCCAGGACCACCAGGGTACCCCCGTCTCTGACGGCCTCTATGGAGTTGAACACCGTCTTGGACGACTGATACAGTACCATGTCCTTTGGATATCCTCCCGCCGATGCCACCACCACGTCGGCCTTTCGATCCACAGTCACGCCGTTCAGGTCGTTCACCAACTCGGTGCCTTTCAGATGTGCGGACCTCCACTGTCCCGACACGGCGGCGGCGATCCTTCCGTCTCCTCCCATTACCACGTTGAAGACGAAATCGGGATTTACCATGGAACAGGCCTCGTCCATGTCCAGGTGGAGGGGGTTGTCCTCCATGAAGGCGCAGCGGCATCTCATGTCCCTGCCCGTCTCGGGAGCCGATTTCAGCGCCAGAACGTGGTTGGCCTGTATGGCTTCGTATGAGGCCACCCCGGGAAGTATGGACTTTCTGCCCCCTCCCCATCCGGCCATGACGTGGTAGGTGACGGCACCGGTCAGAATCAATCTGTCGCACTCCGTGACCATGCGGTTGACCTCTACAGGGGTTCCTCTTGAGGTGGTCCCCAGAGAAACCAGCGAGTCTGCGTCCCTGCAATCGTGGTCCACCACCTGAAAGCGGTCCGCCAGGTCTCCCAGAAGCAATCCGTGTTCCTCCGGCGTCTGGGATCTGTGAGTTCCGGTCGCGGAGATGAACTTTACGTCCTCCTCCTTACCCCCTCCCGCCAGTATCTCGTCCACCAGAAAGGGAAGGTAGACCGACATCCTCTGCCATGCCCTTGTGACGTCGGAGACCACCACGCAGATGGTCTCGCCCGGAGAGAGCAGGTCCCTCAACCTGGGCGAGTCTATCGGATTTTCAAGGCCATCCAGGACGATTTCCTCCTCGGATACATCCCGAGGCGTCGGAGGTTCCAGCACCGATTCGAGTTTCAGATTTTCCGGAAGGCTCAGGGGAAGCTCCCCTTTTCCGTAGGACAGAGTGAACTCCAAGCTCATTTCAGTTTCTCCAGTTGAGGCAGGCCGAACTCGTCGGAATAGCGCCTGAGCATGTCCTCCGTGGCCAGATCCAGCTCTATTCCCTCTCGAACGGCCCTCTCTCTGGCCTCCCTCTCCTTCTCGCCGTGGACGAATATCCTGTCGTGGCCGTCGGCCTTCTCGCTGCGCCGGACCGATTCCAATATGGAGGATACGCTGTCTTTTATGGCCGACTCGTCTCCGAAGATATCCAGCCTGGTGGCGGCGAAATAGTGGGTTATACCGCTTCCGCTACCGGGTTCCTGGAACGTCTCGGGGCTCCACCGTCCCAGAGATAGAGCGGAACATAGAAGCTCGACCATCAGCCCGAGCCCGTACCCCTTATGGCCTCCCAGCTCCTCGCCCTCTCCTCCTAAAAAGAGATGCCCTCCCAGAGATGATTCGCTCTTGAAGAGGTCCTCTATGTGGGACGCGTCGTCCGTGACGCTGCCGGTCTCGTCGACCACCCATCCCAGAGGCATGGGCTTTTTCCTCCTGTCGTAGACCTCCACCTTGCCGTGGGCCACCACCGGTGTCGCCATGTCGAGGAGAAACATCTCCTCTCCCGATCCAGGGATGGCCACCGCTATGGGGTTGGTTCCCAGCAAACGCTCCTTGCCGAAGGTCACTATGCAGCATTTCCTGGTGTTGGTCATGGCCACTGCCATACAGCCCCGCTTTGCCGCCCGTTCCGCCCAAAGCCCGGCCATTCCGTAGTGGTTCGAGTCGCGGACCACGCAGGAACAGGTTCCTATCTCCAGCGCCTTGTCCACGCAGCGGTCCATGGAGAAAGCCGCCACGGAGGGACCTATGCCGGATTTGCCGTCGACCACCAGGGAGACCGGCGTCTCGCGGACCACCTGAGGCTCCCTGTCGGTGAAGGCGAATCCCCCCTCCAGGTTTTTCCTGTAGAAGGCCAGCCTGGCCACCCCGTGGGACGGGACGGCCCTAGCGTCCGCCTCCACAAGCACCTCGGCGGTTATTCGGGCCTGAGATTCGGTATAACCCAGCCCTTTTTCAAGTATGTCCATAACATGTCTAGTCAGTCCGTCGTACGAAACTATCACTGTCGTATCTCCTTTCCTATGCCCTGTCTTCTCCGATTATCCTTCCGGCGGGCCGTCTGTCGATCAGTGCTACCAGCAGGAACACCGCTATGCACACCGGCCACTCCAGGTATATCACGTGGGAGACCACGTGGGTAGCGGGAAAGAAGGTCCATCCGGCCCATACGATCAGAGATGCCAGTATAGTCCAGAAGCCCGACCCCCTGCGGCACAGGGAGGGAATGAAGAGATCGGCAAGGATCAGAAGGGTGAAGGACGCCGTGACAGCCAGTGCGGAGGTAAGGGTCTTGAGGATGCCCACCACGGAGAGGGCCAGAAAAAAGGTCAGCACGCTGACGATCACAACGCAGATCCGGGAGAGAAAGACCTCCCGTTCGGGATCAAGCTCCTTCTTCTGAAAGAAAAGGGGCTTCACCAGGTCCTCCAGGGTGAGGGTGGCGCTTCCCAGCAGAAGGCCTACCGCTGTGGAGATGTCGGCGGCCCAGAGACCGGCCAGAAGCAATCCTCCTATGGCGGGGCTTATGGAGGTCACAAGGGCGGGCAGAGCCATGGCGGAGTTCTCCAGTCCGGGAAACTTGGCGGCTGCCATGACGCCGAAGAGGGCGCAGAGAAAGCCCACCGGAAGGATTATTATTCCTCCGAGGATGAAGCCGTTTCTGGCGGACCTGCCGTCTCTGGCGGCGAAGGCGATCTGGTTTATGGCCTGCACCGAGAACGCCTGGGTTATCATGACCGCCATCCAGGCACACACCATGGCGGTTCCCATGCCGGAGGTCCAGTCCAACCAGATATCCGAGGAAGGAAGCTCGGCCATTATGGGGCCGAAACCTCCAAAGGTTCCGGAGGCGCTGACCAGAGCGGCGATTATCCCTCCGTAGATGACCACCACGTTTATGACGTTGACCAGACCTCCAGCCAGATATCCGCCTATGAGGGTGACCCCGATGAAGATGGCGGCGGTGGCCATCATTCCGGTCTGGAAGGTGAATATGTCTGGAAGCAGAGCAGTGAGGACCGCTCCTCCCGCCACGTACTGAAGGGAGGTTATGACCATCTGGATGACCAGCTGGGCCACAGCTCCGAGAACCCTGGCTCCGGGGCCGAACATACGCCCCATCATCTCAGGCACGGTACGGACGTTCATCTTGCGGAAAAAACCCGCCGCCACGAGGCCTACGACGATTCCCGCCACACCCCAGGCGGCGTTGTACCAGCCGGCGGACAGGCCTTTGGTGTAGGCGTTTTGGGCCACTCCGACGGTGGAGGCCCCTCCGATGGCGAGACCGGCCAGCATGGCGGCCACCACGACGGGAGGCAGGTTGCGTCCGGCCAGGAGATACCCCATGGCCCCTTCGATATGGCTCCGTCTCTGTATCTGAAGGGCCTTGAGAGACACCCCGAAGAGAAGCGCTATGTAAGCTATCAAGATAATAAGTTGAACGTTCATTTTCGACATCCTTTCGCCGCTTTCAGGCTTCCCTCTAGGGTTCCACCCGTCCTCTTCCACCAAACGCCTTTTTTCTATATCCCCTCTCCTCTCTGTCGCTTCGCAGTTGTGCTGAAATAAAACAGGAAGCATAAAAAAAGGGACCGATCCCAGAATGGGACCGGTCCCGGAGATTCCAACGACGTCTAGACGTCGGTCCTCCCGAGAGGTCCCACGCATCTAAAGTAATAGCCGTACCAAAAAAGGCGATTGTTCGATACAGACGTCGAAATCATGGTTTTTCCTTTCCGCGGCTCGCAGCCGCAAAAAACGGTTGAGATGATATATACCACCTATCGGGGGGTTTTGTCAACGATAAAAAACATAACCCTCCGGTGGAAAGCTTTCCGATACTATCTTTCACCCATTTAGTAACACGATGAGGCTTTTTTGAGGCAAAAAACGCCAAATCGTGCTACCATACCCTAGTTAGCTAAAGCAAACAAAGGAGAGCGATAAAAGATGAAAAACGTAATAGAGGTATCGAACCTCTGTCATAGTTATGGATCCCGTTGGATATACAGAGGGCTCGATGTATCGATTTCCCCCGGCAAGGTCTACGGACTTCTTGGTAAAAACGGGGTCGGCAAGACCACCCTCATAAAGATCCTCATGGGATTTCTCCGTCCATCCTCGGGAAGATGTACCGTATTCGGCGAGGACTCCCACGACCTGAAACCGGCCACCAGAGCCAGGATAGGGCTTCTTTTCGAGGGACATCTGGCCTACGATTTTATGACCATATCCCAGATAGAGAGATTCTACGCACCTCATTATCCCCTATGGGACAAATCGAGATACTACGATCTGGTCGACCTGCTGGGGCTAAAGCCTAATCACAGAATAGGCGATATGTCCTGCGGCCAGAGGTCCCAGGTGGTCCTTGGTCTGATAATGGCCCAGCAGCCGGAACTGCTGATACTGGACGACTATTCCATGGGACTCGACGCCGGATACAGAAGGCTTTTTCTGGACTATATGTCCGAATATCTGAGAGGGACGGGACGGACGGTGTTCCTCACGTCCCACGTGATACAGGACATGGAGGGTTTCGTGGACCAGGTGATCTTTCTCGAGAGAGGCGGAGCCGTCAGGTCCACCTCGATAGAGTCTTTCAAGGATACCTTCCGCTGTTACGAGCTTCCCAAAAACGAAGGATCTCGAGTACCCGAACCGAAAGGTCCGGTGAAGAACGTCGAGACCCACGGCGATCGGTGGGAGCTGTTCGGCTTCGCCGGTCCGGAGGAGATGGAGACGGGGCTCGACGCCCAGGGAGTGGACCCCTTCGGCCTGACTCCCCGGGATATGACCTTGGAAGACGCTTTCATAGGCTATACCGGGAGGTATTGATATGGTTCGATCGATAATATACAAGGAGCGTCTGAAAACCTGGAGAGGTTGGTCGGCCCTGATGTTTCTGAATATGGCAGTCATGGCCTATATAGCCGCCGAGACCCATAGTATGTTCGTGATGGACCATCCCGAGATAGTCTGGTACAGAGTGATGTATCTGGGATCCGTCCACTTCGGGAGCCTAAGATCCATTCCCCTTTTAACGGGAGCACTCCTCGGAGCGGCCCAGTTTCTGCCGGAGATGAGGGACGAGAGGTTCAGGCTCTCCCTTCACCTTCCGGTGGAGCTTCACAAGGTCGTAACCGCACACGTGGCATTCGGGTTGTTCGCCCTCGGAGCCATCCTGCTGACCGATATGGGAATACTGGCTGTCCTGACCGCCAGCTACTTTCCCCTGGAGGCCGTGATCATGTCCCTCTGGACCGCCGCACCCTGGTGCCTGGCCGGTTTCGTGGCCTATCTCGGGACGGCCCTGGCTTTGCTGGAACCCAAGTACCACTTGAAAGCGGCTCTTATAGCTGTGGCGATAGCCCTCTCGGAGCTGTACATGTATAGGACCGCTCCCGGTTCCTACCGAACGATTCTACCGATACTGGTCCTGTTATCCGCGTTACTCGTTCCTGGAGTTCTTCTTCCGGCCTACAGATTCCGCTTCAGGAGGCTTTCCTGATGAGAAGGATATCCGCCGCATCCCTGATCCTCCTCATAATTGCGGTCTCGTCCATATATCTTCCCATGGCGTACAGAAAGCTATTCATACCGGATACGGAGAAGACCCATCTGCTCTTCAGCCCCGTGACTAAGAAATTCGTCTACCGGGAGCAGCTTATAGGGGATATACCTGAGGAGGTGAGGTCTAAAGCGGACGATCACCATTCGGAGATCGCCTACGGAGACCAGGACGGCAACTACTACGGCAGGCTCGATTTCGAGAGGATGCTGCCTTTCATATATTCGAAGAACATGGATATGCTGGGGCTTCTGCCGATAGAGATAGACAGCCGATCTTTCGACATCGAGGAGATAAAGAGGGGCAGACAGGTGATGGAGATGACCCCGGAGAAACTTCGGAAACACAGCACCAGGCCGTCGGTGTGGCCCCTTCTGGAGACAGACTCGGGACAGGCGAGACTTGTCCTTCCCGACGACGTTTTCAGGATGACCGACGACAGGATGGAGTTCGTCAACGCCGACAGCAACCAGGTGGACCGGGAGCTTACGGAGAAATTCACCCGGGCACTGCTGAAGGAGGGATTCTCCTTCCCCGCCCGTTCCGTAAATTCCAGGGTGACGGTGCTGAAACCATTCGACGACGGCGTGTTCATAGTGGACCACGACTACGACGTGTTTCACGTCAAGAGGGTAAAGGGAGAGCCTTTCGTCAGGAAAACCTCTATCGACCGGGACATAAAGACGAGGTACGTTCTCGTCTCGGAAAACCTGAGGAAGGTATATCACGGCCTCCTCATAGGGCAAGACGGCCGAGCCTGGCTGCTGGGATTCGACGATTACGAGACCATCCCCCTTCCGCTAGAGGGCTACAACCCGGACGAGATGGACTTGAAGATACTGACCGACCCTCTTTACGTGACCGCCACCTGGTCCGACGAGACGACCATACACGGCCTGGCGATGGATCGCTCCTACCGGCCCGTGGCTTCCTTCGACCATACCATGTCCAGGGCAGCGGACACGAGGGCGAAGAAGATCTACAGAGCCCTCTTTCCCTTTTCCTTAGACCTCGGACACAGACGGAGAGGAAATATGGAGATATCCTTCCGACTTGGAGATAGGACTGCCGTAGTAGGGATTGTCGCAGCTCTGACGGCGCTTCTTACCGTCGGTTCGTCGATCCGGAAGAGACGTCCCAAACCCTACGAGATCATCTTGGTGGCCCTGACCGGCCTGTACGGCCTGATAGCGGTCTTTCTGGTGGACCCGGAGAGATAGGACCGGAAATACTTGATCGATTGGAAGCCCCCGAGGAAAAACATCCTCGGGGGCTTCCATCTTCTTTTATCGGCGAAAGCAATTATTACTCGAGCCTTTTTATACCGAAATCGCTCGGAGAAAACTTCGCCCCTCCAGCATCGTAAAGAAGCCAAGCGCTGACGGATTTATTCTGCTCTATGTACCTTTCGGCCTCTTCTCCCGTAAGTCCCAACTTCACACCTCCCATATTCTTCGCCAACTCGTCGAAACGAGGATCCTCGTACGCTTTTTCAAAAGCATCACGCAAAATTTTGACTCTGTCTTCCGGCGTACCTTTTCTGACGAAAGCGCCAAAAAAAGCACCCCATGGAAGATAGTTCCTATAATCATCGTAGAATTCGGTAACGGCAGGAACAGACTCCACGCTGGGAAGTCTCTTGGAGGAGATAACGGCCAAACCTTTCAAAGACCCTGACTTGATAAAGCTCTCTCCTGCGAGCAAGCCGACCACGACCGCATCTATGTGCCCTCCCATCAAAGCCGTTATACAGGGACCCTCCCCATCGAAACGAACTTTATTGAACGATTTTATCCCATGAATTTTCTCTATCATGGTGTTCGCAACGAAAGGCAATCCTCCAGGACCGGTAGAGCCCATCTTTATGCTCTTGCCGGAGAGGGCGGCATCTATGAAGTCCTCATAGCTCTGATATGGGGACTCCTGTCCCACCAGGACCACCCCGACATTTGCCATCATCAATAAAACGGGATCGAACTGATCGTAATCTATTTTCGACAATCCCGTCACCTTATAAAGATTGGGGTTTTCCGCTCCATAAAGGATACTGTATCCGTCGGCACGTTGATTAGCGACAAACGTAGTCGCCACGGCTCCGGTAGCTCCAGTACGATTTTGAAGAATGATCTTTTTATTCAGGTATTCCTCCGCTATGGGGGAAATAGCGCGGGCTACGTTGTCCATAGCGCCCCCGGCACCCCACATTATGTAGCCATGGAGGTTCTTTTCCGGGTAGGCGGACAAACCGACCCGAGCGTTCACGACCAAAAACAAAAACGCTAAGAAAATCCTTTTCTTCATAGGGAAACCTCCTCCGATTACTCAGAAAATATTACCTGTACTCGATGTCCGGAATAAAAACCGGACATCGAGTAATTAAATCATTTTTATTTTTTAGCTGACTCGCTAGCCTTAATTATGGAGTCGACAACACCGTCTCCCACGTTCTTACGGATCATGTTCTCGACCGTAGCGGCTGCCTTCTTCAGCTCCGCCTTGAGCTCGGCGTTCGGGGTCTCGACGTTCATGCCAACCTTCTCGAGGGAGGCCAGCATCTCGTCGTTCTTGGACTTGGCCAGGTCGAAGAGGAAGTCGGAGGCCTCTTTCATGCTCTCGTCGATGATGGCCTTGTAGTCGTCGGGCATGCCGTCGTACATATCCTTGTTCATCGTGACGCTGAGTATGAACGCTATGTGATGGGTGTTCGTGAGGTACTTCTGCACCTCGTAGAACTTGCTGGCCCATATGATCTCGTAGGGGTTCTCCTGAGCGTCGACCAGTCCCTGCTGAAGTGCCACGTAAAGCTCGGCGAAGTTAAGAGGGGTGGGGTTGGCTCCGAGAGCCTTCCAGAAAGCCATGTGATACTCGTTCTCCATGGTACGTATCTTGAGTCCCTTGAAATCGTCTATTTTCTCCAGCGCTCTGCTGCTGGTCGTCTCTCTGTAGTAGATGGGCTCGAAGAGGAGCAGTTTGAGGCCCGCCTTCTCGTACCATTTGTTCAGCTCGGCCCTGAAGGGTCCGACGAAGGTCTTTCTGGCCACGTCGAGATCGTCGAACAGCATAGGGATGTCGAAGACAGCCAGTTCGGGGATGAAGGCGACCTGGGGAGCGGTGGTCTGAGCGACCATGGAGATGTCGCCGAACTGGCAGCCCTCGAGGATCTCTCTGTCGCCGCCTAGCTGGCTGTCCAGATAGATGTTGACGGTGATGTTCCCCTCGGACTTGGCCTCGACGAGTTCCTTTATCTTCTCGGTAGCCAGAGCCCTGGGAGTACCTCCGGTGGAAGGATAGGCTCCTGCCAGCTGAAGGGTGTACTTTTTCGCCGCCATGCTCTCTCCGGCAAATCCGAAAAGAACAGTCAGAACCGCCGCCAGACCTAGGAACACGAAACCACGTTTACCGTTGATCATTTATTGCCCCTCCTTTGTTTTCGTCGATCATAAAAGATCTACCTATAAACCTTCGGAACAAAACGACACAGTAGAAAGAACCCATCTCTCACCTCCAAACGCTTTGAGATCGTCCCAGTCCTCACCCGAGCAGGACCAGACTGAGCTGAGGAACGTAGGTTATCAACATAAGGGCGACTATGAAGGCCAATATGAACGGGATAGCTTTTATCCCGACCTTCATGACCTGCTCCTTTATGAGAGGAGCCGCCACGAAGAGATCGACCCCGAACGGTGGAGTCGCCATGCCAATCGCCAGGGTGACCACCATGATGATGCCCAGGTGTATCGGACTAACTCCGAGAGCTACGGCGGAGGTGAGCATCATGGGAGCCAGTATGGCTATGGCCGGTCCGACGTCCATAAACATGCCCAGGATGAGCAATATAACGTTGAGAGCGAAGAGGAAGATGTATTTGTTTCCGGCGAAGTTGGTCAGGACGAAGTCCCTCAGCACCGCAGGAGCCTGTAATAGAGCCAATACACGACCGAATACTATCGCCAGAGAAAGAAGAACCACTATAGGAGCGTAGGACTTGACCGTATCGGTCAATATCTCCCCTAAAGAACCTAAGGTTAGACTCTTATAGATGAAGATGCAGACGATAAGGGCATAGAACACCGATACAGCCGCCGCCTCAGTCGGGGTGACGATGCCTCCGTAGATGCCACCCAGTATGATGACCGGAGCCAGAAGGGCCCAGAAACTTTCCTTTAAGAGCACCCAGAGACCGCAGGATCTGAGGCTTTGGACTTTCTGGGAAATCTTTTCCCTGTCCTCTCCGTGAACCTTGGCATAGATGTAGGCGTATACCATGAGGCTCAGGCCTATCAAGATGCCGGGGATTATCCCGGCTATGAAGAGACTGCCGATGGAGACGCCGGTAACGACCCCGTAGGTGACGAAGGGAATGCTCGGAGGGATTATGACCCCAAGACTCCCGGCCGTCGCTATAAGAGCGGCACTGTAGACCTTGTCATAGCCCAGGGAGGTCAGAAAGGGAATGGCCATCCCGCCCACCGCCGCAGTGGTGGCAACACCGGAGCCCGATATAGCTCCGTAGAAAAGACAGGTGACTATGGCGGTCATCGGTATACCCGCCGGGAAGTTTCCTATGAAATAGGCAAAGAAGTTGAACAGCCTCTCGGAGATCTTCCCCTTGGTCATTATGTTTCCAGAGAGTATGAAAAGGGGTATGGCAAGCATGGGAGTGCTGTCGAGGGCGCTGACCACGCTGCGAACTACATACTGTACGTTGGCGGTGAAGGCCGAGTCCAGCAGGGAGGGAAGAATGGTGGAGAAGCCGAGGGCCACCGCTATGGGTATTCCCAGGATAAGGCCCCCTAGAAGGATGAGAATCATGGATAAAATCATGTCTAAAGCTCCGCCTTTCCGCTCGAATCCTTAAAATCGGCTCTGAGACGCTGAACCGCTCTGAAGGTGGCGAGGAAAAAACCCAAGATGGCGGCCAGATAGATCCATCCCATGTGGACCTTGAGGGCCGGGCTGGTCTGACTGCTCCTCATCACCCTCTGGACCGCCGGCACGGCAGATATGGACAGGTAGCCGAAGAAAGCCACCACGGTCAGATTTCCCAGATTGGTCATCAGGTTTCTGATAGGTCTGGGAAGGGCCTCTATCAGGGTATCGACTCTCAGTATGTTTCTCTCTTTGATGCTGTAACCGATGCTTATCAGGGCAGACCATATGAAGGCGTAACGAGAGGCCTCCTCAGCCCAGGAAAGCGAGTTATTGAACACGTATCTCATGATCACCTGTAGCATCATTACGCTGGCGATCACCACCAGGAGCCCGCTCAAGACGTACTCCTCCAGGTGATCGTTAAGCCATCGGATTATCTTCACCTACATCACCTCCGCTGGGTGGTTGGGCGACGACAGTGACGATCGTCCCGGAAAAGGCGCTTCGCCAAAATAACCGCCGCCAAATCACGTTATCTTCAAAGTTGCACGGACTTTCCCTCTTCAGCAGAAAAATAGGCTCCATATATCACTTCCGTGACTTGTTTGGCCAAATCGAAGTCGGAAAGAGGTTCTCTTCCAGTGGATACACATTCCATAAAATCCTGAAATTGACCGACATAACCTCTCAGGACACCTTCCGCTACAAAGGGATTCTGCCAACCAACCTTGGAAGGCAACAATTCGGATATATAGACATCCTCAAGTCCGTCTTCGTCCAACATATAGCTGCTGAGGTTGTCCGACGGAGTTATTCTGCAATCCAAAACAACATCATTAGAATAAACTTCAATATAATTTTTAGTCCCGCCCAACATGACATCTCCCGCGATAACCAAAGCCTTGGTTTTATCCGTAAAAGTAATCATCAAAGATGCAAAATCCTCTACATCCTCCGGGGTCACGTCGATGTGCCTTCGTTCGTAATCACTGAGAAACGGGGTCATTCTGGCAGTATCGCATATCACGCTTTCGACTCCTATACTTTCGCCCCTTGATTTGGCTTGTTCCCGTTTTAGCCATAAGATACCTCCGATCGGATGAGATCCAACCCGAATCAGAGAACCTCCTCCGGTTTTATTCCAAATACCGGCGACCGGGGATGTAGATCCTTTAAGACTCTCCTCCCCTTTCATAAACAATATCTTGCTTTGCTTCGCACGTAATATTTCGGCAGCTTTCAACACATTTGGGGAATAGATATAGTTCTCGGCATACATGAAAAGTCTATTGCTAGACTTAACCGTTTCCTCGATTTCCGCAAGTTCCTTTCGAACTTCCCGAAACATCACGGATTTGGGAACGGTATCGCCCACGGAGAAAGCGGATTCTTCTTTTCCAAAATAGCCGGTTAGAGGTTTTTCGCATATTACGTGCTTTCCCGCTCTCAATATCTCCGAAACCATGGATGAGTGCAGAAAAGGGGGCGTACATATATGAACGACATCTATCTCTTTGTCGTCCAAAATTCGTCTGTAATCGTCATAGTAGCTTCGAAAACCATATTTATCAGAGACCTTCCGAGCTTTTTCAATATCGATATCGGCTATAGCTCTCATATCGATAGAACATCCAGCCACCTGAGCCATATATTTACAGTGAAGATGAGATGCAAACCCGCTCCCTATTATCCCGATGGAGATCTTCTTCATAAAATCACCCAAATCGTCTATCTCTAAAAATCAGAGACCCTGAGCATGGAGCTATCTCCGGGGTGACCGACGAATTCCTCCACCTTCCGTGCCACGGCCAACACCTTTTTCAAATCGAAGCCGGTGCGAATATTCATGGTCTCCAGCATATTGACCACGTCCTCGGTTGCCACGTTTCCGGAGGCTCCCGGGGCAAAGGGACAGCCTCCCAGACCGGCGAAAGATGCGTCGAAATGGGACACCCCCGCGGTCATTGCGGCGTAGATGTTGGCCAATGCCATACCCCTGGTGTTGTGAGGATGCAGCGTCCAGGTAACGTCGGGATAACGGCGGATCAGGTCGGTCATGTATTCGTAGACCTGCCTGGGATGGGCCATGCCGGTGGTATCGGACATGGATATCTCCCTTATCCCCAGGTCCAGATAGGCGTCCACTATGGGGTATATCTCCTCCAGAGATATAATCCCTTCGTCGGTGTATCCGAAGGCGGTGGATATGGCTCCGCTGAGCTCCACCCCCTTGTCGGAACAGAAGGCGGCACACTTTCCGAAACCGGCTATGACTTCTTCCGGCGTGGCGTTGCTATTTTGCCTCGAGTGGGTTCGACTGGCCGAGACGCTCACCTTGACCTTGGTAATCCCGACCTCGCAGGCCCTTTCGACTCCCTTGAAGTTGAG from Dethiosulfovibrio russensis encodes:
- a CDS encoding ABC transporter ATP-binding protein, yielding MKNVIEVSNLCHSYGSRWIYRGLDVSISPGKVYGLLGKNGVGKTTLIKILMGFLRPSSGRCTVFGEDSHDLKPATRARIGLLFEGHLAYDFMTISQIERFYAPHYPLWDKSRYYDLVDLLGLKPNHRIGDMSCGQRSQVVLGLIMAQQPELLILDDYSMGLDAGYRRLFLDYMSEYLRGTGRTVFLTSHVIQDMEGFVDQVIFLERGGAVRSTSIESFKDTFRCYELPKNEGSRVPEPKGPVKNVETHGDRWELFGFAGPEEMETGLDAQGVDPFGLTPRDMTLEDAFIGYTGRY
- a CDS encoding sodium:solute symporter family protein, whose product is MNVQLIILIAYIALLFGVSLKALQIQRRSHIEGAMGYLLAGRNLPPVVVAAMLAGLAIGGASTVGVAQNAYTKGLSAGWYNAAWGVAGIVVGLVAAGFFRKMNVRTVPEMMGRMFGPGARVLGAVAQLVIQMVITSLQYVAGGAVLTALLPDIFTFQTGMMATAAIFIGVTLIGGYLAGGLVNVINVVVIYGGIIAALVSASGTFGGFGPIMAELPSSDIWLDWTSGMGTAMVCAWMAVMITQAFSVQAINQIAFAARDGRSARNGFILGGIIILPVGFLCALFGVMAAAKFPGLENSAMALPALVTSISPAIGGLLLAGLWAADISTAVGLLLGSATLTLEDLVKPLFFQKKELDPEREVFLSRICVVIVSVLTFFLALSVVGILKTLTSALAVTASFTLLILADLFIPSLCRRGSGFWTILASLIVWAGWTFFPATHVVSHVIYLEWPVCIAVFLLVALIDRRPAGRIIGEDRA
- a CDS encoding DUF4857 domain-containing protein: MRRISAASLILLIIAVSSIYLPMAYRKLFIPDTEKTHLLFSPVTKKFVYREQLIGDIPEEVRSKADDHHSEIAYGDQDGNYYGRLDFERMLPFIYSKNMDMLGLLPIEIDSRSFDIEEIKRGRQVMEMTPEKLRKHSTRPSVWPLLETDSGQARLVLPDDVFRMTDDRMEFVNADSNQVDRELTEKFTRALLKEGFSFPARSVNSRVTVLKPFDDGVFIVDHDYDVFHVKRVKGEPFVRKTSIDRDIKTRYVLVSENLRKVYHGLLIGQDGRAWLLGFDDYETIPLPLEGYNPDEMDLKILTDPLYVTATWSDETTIHGLAMDRSYRPVASFDHTMSRAADTRAKKIYRALFPFSLDLGHRRRGNMEISFRLGDRTAVVGIVAALTALLTVGSSIRKRRPKPYEIILVALTGLYGLIAVFLVDPER
- a CDS encoding Bug family tripartite tricarboxylate transporter substrate binding protein, whose product is MKKRIFLAFLFLVVNARVGLSAYPEKNLHGYIMWGAGGAMDNVARAISPIAEEYLNKKIILQNRTGATGAVATTFVANQRADGYSILYGAENPNLYKVTGLSKIDYDQFDPVLLMMANVGVVLVGQESPYQSYEDFIDAALSGKSIKMGSTGPGGLPFVANTMIEKIHGIKSFNKVRFDGEGPCITALMGGHIDAVVVGLLAGESFIKSGSLKGLAVISSKRLPSVESVPAVTEFYDDYRNYLPWGAFFGAFVRKGTPEDRVKILRDAFEKAYEDPRFDELAKNMGGVKLGLTGEEAERYIEQNKSVSAWLLYDAGGAKFSPSDFGIKRLE
- a CDS encoding Ldh family oxidoreductase, yielding MIVSYDGLTRHVMDILEKGLGYTESQARITAEVLVEADARAVPSHGVARLAFYRKNLEGGFAFTDREPQVVRETPVSLVVDGKSGIGPSVAAFSMDRCVDKALEIGTCSCVVRDSNHYGMAGLWAERAAKRGCMAVAMTNTRKCCIVTFGKERLLGTNPIAVAIPGSGEEMFLLDMATPVVAHGKVEVYDRRKKPMPLGWVVDETGSVTDDASHIEDLFKSESSLGGHLFLGGEGEELGGHKGYGLGLMVELLCSALSLGRWSPETFQEPGSGSGITHYFAATRLDIFGDESAIKDSVSSILESVRRSEKADGHDRIFVHGEKEREARERAVREGIELDLATEDMLRRYSDEFGLPQLEKLK
- the larA gene encoding nickel-dependent lactate racemase is translated as MSLEFTLSYGKGELPLSLPENLKLESVLEPPTPRDVSEEEIVLDGLENPIDSPRLRDLLSPGETICVVVSDVTRAWQRMSVYLPFLVDEILAGGGKEEDVKFISATGTHRSQTPEEHGLLLGDLADRFQVVDHDCRDADSLVSLGTTSRGTPVEVNRMVTECDRLILTGAVTYHVMAGWGGGRKSILPGVASYEAIQANHVLALKSAPETGRDMRCRCAFMEDNPLHLDMDEACSMVNPDFVFNVVMGGDGRIAAAVSGQWRSAHLKGTELVNDLNGVTVDRKADVVVASAGGYPKDMVLYQSSKTVFNSIEAVRDGGTLVVLAMCDEGSGSDECFEILTGYSDQVAREKVLRERFSIPRYVGYLLADQALKANIVLVSELRRSDLEGSGIIAVNSVEAAMAEVSRLHPEGGSAYVIPHGGSVFPFVKR